From Panthera tigris isolate Pti1 chromosome B4, P.tigris_Pti1_mat1.1, whole genome shotgun sequence:
CTTTGTGGGGCACTGGCCTTGGCATCCCTAGCCCCAACCAACCAGGCCAGCTGGCTCTGGATAAGCCCAACATCCAGAAGGAGCATCCAGAGCCCTCTGAGACCTgccccatccatccttccatccgcccacccacccactcaATAGAAAACCTCTGTGGTCATCTGCAGGGTTAGGTCCACCCTCCTTCCAGGCTGTCACATCTTTCAAagttctgccttcctctcctttctcacttACTCTCCTACAGTTCCTTGTCACCCTGATCCTAAATCATACCATAGTCTTTCAGTGGATCTCCCTGCTTCTGGACCCGCCTGGGCCCATGCATTCCAAACACCGCTCCTAAATTTATCTCCCTAAAACACACCCAAGTTGTCCTGAGTGATTGCAGACTCTGCCTGCAGCATCCAGTCTGAATTTCTGGGCCCAAACCAGAGGCCTGCTCCCTAAGCCCTATGTTGTCACTCCATCTTTCGGAGTTAGTGACTTCCTGAGAATAAgagctttgttttatatttcaaaatcaaatcaaatgtaAATTATGTCAATAAATCCTagccaaaaaacccaaaacactagCATGCATCACTGTGTGCATACAGACATGCATTCTGATGTGCATGGCTGTGGCCTCAGGGCTCTTGGCCACTCTGTTGAGTGGGATCCAAATACAGCTCCTGACCCATTTGCTAAGCTGTGCACCCCGCCTCAGGGCCACATCATTCTGGGAGATGAGGTGCCCTTCCTATTCCCCCCAAGTCTCAGAGCTCCTCCTATTGTGTTCTGAGATGCTTTCctttcagaggaaaagagagcgGCCCAAGGCCAGGCTGGGCCCAGGCAACACAGAGAATGAAATGAGGTTGGTGCATCTCACAAGGGGCtgaggccctcccctccccctgccatgtGAGGGAACGTGACCCTGGGGAAACATAAATGACAACATTCCATCATTTCCAAGTTCAAAGGTCCGTAAGGGCTTTCTAGTCCAACTCTTTATTCTTTCAGGCCATAAAACTGAGAAGGGTGCTGCTTGCTCTCGGTTTACCACCAGGTTACAGGAGAGCTTTAAAACCTCTTTCCAGTCTCTCAACTGCTTCCCTTTCGGGAGCCTTCAAGGTAAGCCTGTGCTTTCTCCCTTACAGCCTGGGAACCCCAACCCCAGGGGCAGCCAGCCCATCAACCTGAACCACTACGCCACCAAGAAGAGCGTGGCCGAGAGCATGCTGGACGTGGCCCTCTTCGTGTCCAACGCCACGCGGCTGAAAGCGGTGCTGGAGCAGGGGCCGTCCGCCCACTACTACACCACCCTCGTCACCCTCATCAgcatctctctgctcctgctcgtGGTCATTGGCATCCTGCTTGTGCTCATCGGTGAGGAGCCCAGGCCTGGACTCGGCCTTGGCGCCCCCTAGTGGAAAGAAAAGCCCCACCGGCTTCCCGGCACCACCCCGCATTTGCACACGCCAGTTTCTCAGCCTTACACTAACATGGTGGTAGTCCTCCGCTTGACAACCGCCCAAGTAACAACTCCTCCACAGTGAGAGCAGGCTCCCTATCCTACCTCCTGGTATCACACATAGGGGTCACTCCACAATACCTTCACTTACTTGTAGCAGAGGTCCCTACTGCCTTTTGTGTGAGCACCCATCCCCACTCTTATGACCCAGGATAATTTCCCAAATCCCTATTCCATTAAGTAGCGTGTGGATGCCCCATGCACTGGGCAGTGAGGGAGAAGGCAGCTTAATGCAATGACTACCacctcccttgctttctgccaTGCAAGTCTCTGAGGTGCCAGACTTTCTCTGACCTCTAGTGGATGCGGTGAGGGAAGTTTGGGGCTGTGGCCCCACCCTGaccctcccttcccactccccccacccttgTCCACAGCGCGGCTGAACCTCAATGAAGTAGAAAAGCAATGGCAGCTCAACCAGCTCAACAACGCCGCCACCACTCTGGTCTtcatcactgtcatcatcaaCGTCTTCATTACAGCCTTCGGGGCACAGAAGACAGGCTTCCTGGCCGCCAGGACCTCAAGGAATCCCCTCTGAACACAGCCTGGGACCCAGGTGAGGGAGGATGGAAGGTCGCCAAATGACCCTTTTCTCAGCTCTGGGCGTTTGGGGTAAAGTGACATCTTTGCAAGCAAAAGGGGAAAGAGATCTGAGGCAAGGAGGGGATCTTAGAGAAGAGCTTGGATCTGGGCCCAGAAAGTCCCCACGTGCTGTTAACAGGTGACTCTTCCTCGGCAATTAAGCTTGAGCTTTTCTATAGCCTGGGATGGGTTTTTCTATAGCCAGTGTGGTTAGTGCTTGGCTCTGCCCCTCTGGCAAGAGGGAAGATGCAGTAGGGATTCCTCCTTGGCGCTGCCCAGCAGTCCTTGCTACTCAAACTGtagtccctggaccagcagcaaaAACACCGAAGCTTGCAGGAAATGTAGACTGTCCGGCCCCACTCCAGATCTACTGAATGGGCATCTGCATTTTCAAAAGGCTGCCAGGGGAATTGTGTGTGCATTAAAGTCTGAGGGCCATTGGTCTGGcctgccctcctcactgcctcttctctgcttcccCTACAGGTCCTGGGTCTGGAACTGCTTCTGCCTTTCCTCCCTGATCTGTTAGGCTGATGGGCACTTTCCACAGCCTCTGGGAGAGCTTCAAAAAGGGCTGTGTAGATGCCCTGGATCCCTACCCACAGCATCTGAAATAAGATGTACTATTTTACTGGCCTAAGTGAATCCCATCTTGGTCTGGAGTCCTGAACTCAGACTGGGGTACTGCCAGTCTTTCTAGTAGCATCTCCAGAATCTAAGACATGTCTATCTAAGGTCAAGCCCGCCTAGCTTCAGGACTCTGGTTCTTACTCCACCTcattccttcccctctgccccatccATTTCCTCtgctccaggcctcagttttccctttctgtaaaatggaatgatttatatctataaattttTCTGCAAATCCACTATGAGTCAGTCTTTATGCATTGGGCTGGTCTCTGGATGCCCTCTCCAGCATCTGGAAAGAGCTTAAAGGAGCAAACCTAAGTTCGGagggagaaaaatcttttaaatcacTCCCTCTTCTCTGGGTTCTGCTGAGTCAAATTTCCTGGCCCCGCCTGCCTTGGGCTAATTACCATCTGCTACATCAGTGGCAGATTAGTCAATTCTGGATTGATCCATGTATGCGCAATCCTTTTTGAGAACTTGTTATAAACCTATCATAGCTTTCAAATTAGCACTTTCTCTTAGGCATGTACTTAAGGCATACAAACTCATTTTGATCTTTGCCTatgcaaaacagaaaaatttactAGAAAGGTAAATTTGCACCCATAAAATGTCAACAGGGCATCCGTAGCTCAAACAGAAATGATTTTTAGATTGTCTGCTACTTTAAAATAAGTCACATCTTGGCTTCTCTCTGCTGCTGACCAAACCATTCTGGCCCTATGTCTAGCCTTCTTCACCCAGGGTGTCCATCAGCGTTTCCCCACTGAAACCACAATCTCCACAAATCTGCTGAGCAGAAAATGCCCAGTCTGCTATCAGACCGTGAACTCTGCAGGCAGGAAGAGTGCTGGCCCCTTCCAGAGTAAACCATGCAGTTCCCCACACAGCAGGCACCCAACTAATGGTAAAGGATGGAGGGTGGTGTGGAGGGTCCTTGGCACATCCATCAGAGGCCTGACTACTAAGGGACAGAGACGTGAACCCCGGGCCTCTTAGCCCACCCCTCTCCCATCTTGATGGGCAAGGGGAAAAACACACGAGCCACTTTGTTTTCTAAGAAGATGCTGTATTTAACAATTTCCTTCCCCCcatcccactccctccccccacccgacACATTTCCCTACAGAACAGGGGCCTACCAGGCCCTCCCCCTTAAGGCAGATGGTGTGGAGGTAACAAAGTCAAACACAAGGCACTGGCCAGGGTCAGAGAGGTGTGCGAGCAGGGCCTAGGAGGCTAGGCTCGCTCCCGTCATCAAAAGAATGGAAGTTGGAGAGCTCTTTGGGTTGGCTCAGGCCTTCCAGTGCCATGCCCAAGGGTGACCCTGGCCCCAGAGAGAAAGCTGGCACCCCAGCCAGCCAACCATACCTCTCACTGACTCCCTGAAGTCCTTTCCCAAAGGCAGTAAGCCTGAGCAGACTCTGAGAAAAGCCATAGCCCAGGGGGCAGCTATGGCATCCAACAGCCACAGCCTATTAATTGGAAACTCTTTGTCCTTCCTGATTTCTTAGAGAGGGGCAGGGAATTCTCTTCAACCTCCAGAAGGTTCTCAACGGGCCCCAATCTCCTAGATGCCAAGCATGTGCCCTTGGTGAAT
This genomic window contains:
- the NINJ2 gene encoding ninjurin-2 — its product is MLDVALFVSNATRLKAVLEQGPSAHYYTTLVTLISISLLLLVVIGILLVLIARLNLNEVEKQWQLNQLNNAATTLVFITVIINVFITAFGAQKTGFLAARTSRNPL